In Toxoplasma gondii ME49 chromosome X, whole genome shotgun sequence, a single genomic region encodes these proteins:
- a CDS encoding transporter, major facilitator family protein (encoded by transcript TGME49_215490~Predicted trans-membrane domain (TMHMM2.0):34-57:96-119:125-145:154-177:183-206:215-238:328-351:365-385:389-412:416-439:450-470:484-503): MAGLLSSCCGRVYALLPDSAHPSAQQKTPFGVNRYVLLVIYMIYALLTSSVYFGWRSMSAMLFKSGQFSWVCTGESADTSPEEGETDYLCALQDTKVQSLFTIAMACHFTCSAVAGYLLDTVGPKAVALLGQTFNALAWILLAFSGPNFRSVYPAFVFMGAGADVSVYPTLLIVNLFPGSTALIMATLGACISLSFFVPLVLRTMWESTGISFEAVCIGYAVAGPILCAVVAFFFIPFKAFKGVDNFSACVEAEKLANSPTAQSSPKAVDSPPCDEGASSRGRLAVSHNTERTAPDDEQEKDNTERISLSDLACDPRFKKQKVSFSSQAFTFLYFGICLYFTVCGWVMAYYQEAAGRFLCNDAEYTLEILTPLSTIPCLLFGVVINRIGIMPVILMLNTIGLLTYVCVVAAESVVAQYFSVIFFFMYISIFTTQMYVFVESTFDSAHFGKLIGVASLIGGLLSLISNVLYGDVTVGMLNGDTRPVVIALLAVIILMYPILLAMRTKRNRKKQMEQEDIRSRVLELKAAHAADAA, translated from the exons ATGGCGGGTCTGCTTAGCTCGTGCTGCGGTCGCGTGTACGCGTTGCTTCCAGACAGTGCTCATCCGTCTGCACAGCAGAAGACGCCGTTTGGTGTCAACCGGTATGTGCTACTGGTCATCTACATGATCTATGCATTGCTAACGTCATCTGTTTATTTCGGATGGCGCAGCATGAGCGCAATGCTTTTCAAATCGGGACAGTTTTCGTGGGTATGCACTGGAGAAAGCGCAGATACCTCCCCGGAAGAGGGCGAGACCGATTACCTCTGCGCGCTGCAGGACACCAAAGTGCAGTCGTTGTTCACTATTGCCATGGCGTGTCATTTTACTTGCAGCGCTGTAGCCGGATATCTGCTTGATACTGTTGGGCCTAAGGCTGTCGCTTTGCTGGGCCAGACGTTCAACGCACTGGCATGGATTCTCCTTGCCTTCTCTGGACCAAACTTCAGATCTGTATATCCGGCCTTTGTCTTCATGGGAGCTGGCGCAGACGTCAGTGTTTACCCGACGCTGCTGATTGTGAATCTGTTCCCCGGATCAACTGCCCTAATCATGGCTACGCtaggtgcatgcatttcgCTGAGTTTCTTCGTTCCGCTTGTCTTGCGTACAATGTGGGAAAGTACCGGCATTTCATTCGAAGCGGTGTGCATCGGATACGCTGTTGCGGGACCTATCTTGTGTGCCGTCGTCGCTTTTTTTTTTATTCCATTCAAAGCGTTCAAGGGCGTGGACAACTTCTCAGCCTGTgtagaggcagagaaactggCGAATTCGCCAACGGCCCAGTCGTCCCCGAAGGCGGTAGATAGTCCCCCGTGTGATGAAGGTGCAAGCTCCCGAGGCCGTCTCGCTGTGTCACACAACACCGAGCGAACAGCTCCTGATGATGAACAGGAAAAAGATAACACAGAGAGGATCTCGTTGTCCGATTTGGCTTGTGACCCGCGTTTTAAGAAGCAGAaagtttctttctcgtcgcaGGCATTCACCTTTTTGTACTTCGGCATCTGTCTGTACTTCACTGTATGCGGATGGGTCATGGCGTACTACCAAGAAGCTGCCGGTCGCTTTTTGTGCAATGACGCGGAGTACACGCTTGAAATTTTGACGCCGCTCTCGACGATTCCTTGTCTGCTCTTCGGCGTTGT GATCAACCGCATCGGCATCATGCCCGTCATTTTAATGCTGAACACCATCGGTTTGCTAACATACGTGTGTGTGGTGGCGGCGGAAAGCGTGGTGGCCCAGTATTTCTCGGTTATCTTCTTTTTCATGTACATTTCGATTTTCACAACCCAGATGTACGTGTTCGTCGAGTCGACGTTTGATTCAGCGCACTTCGGCAAATTGATCGGCGTGGCGAGCCTAATTGGAGGTCTGTTGTCGTTAATAAGCAACGTCCTTTACGGGGATGTCACCGTCGGCATGCTAAACGGCGACACCCGGCCAGTGGTTATCGCGCTTCTCGCGGTCATCATCCTCATGTACCCGATTTTGCTTGCCATGAGGACAAAAAGGAAtcggaagaagcagatggaACAAGAAGACATTCGCAGTCGCGTGCTGGAACTCAAAGCAGCACACGCTGCCGATGCAGCATGA